The Leadbetterella byssophila DSM 17132 DNA window GGTTTTCCGAAGGACTCTTTGATTTCATCTAATCTGCCATCAAAAATAGCTTCAGGGTTGAGGATGTTGAATTTCAGATGGTTTGTTACTATAGGTAAATCCAATACAGATTTTAATAGTCTGTATTGTGAAGAGGAGAAATTTGCAACACCTATATGTTTCACCACTCCACTGTGTACCAGATAATCCAGAGTGCCGGCTATTTCTTCAATGTCTGTTATATAATCAAGCCCATCTAATAGCAAGATGTCCAGGTATTGCTTTCCAGATTTTTGCAAAAAAGTATCTAATTGACGAATAAGCGCAGTTCGCGACTGATCAATGATTTCATAGCCTTCTGGACTGATTTCTTTACCTAATCTAGCTAAAGTTACTAGGTCTTTTCGGTCAAAATCGTTCTTTGCCAGGGTATCAAAAAATACTTTATGTATTCTCTCGTTCTTGCCGGCCGCAGAGAACTCAAACGTGGTAATTCCTAGGTCAAGACATAATTTGAAGACCTTTTCTGCCTCTTCTTCATGGAAATCTACCATTTCCTCCCAACGCCACAGGGAGTACAATGCCTTGGATACTTTCGGTCCTGAATCACTCAAATATATCTTTTCCATTACTCTAAAATTTTACTAAAATTATAAAAAAAACGCCACGAATCTCAGCCGTGACGTCTTTCCACCAATTAAAGTTTTAGTCCATCGAATAAAATTGCAATAATGTTATAGGCCTTTCGGCCGCCTTATTTTCTAATTAAAGGTTTAATGACGAGGAACTATCCCGTTCATTTACAATTCAAATGTCACTATTTAGTTTAGTCTACCAAAATTATAGACTAAAAATTTTATTCACTTAATGAAATAGTTAAAGAAAT harbors:
- a CDS encoding aldo/keto reductase, whose product is MEKIYLSDSGPKVSKALYSLWRWEEMVDFHEEEAEKVFKLCLDLGITTFEFSAAGKNERIHKVFFDTLAKNDFDRKDLVTLARLGKEISPEGYEIIDQSRTALIRQLDTFLQKSGKQYLDILLLDGLDYITDIEEIAGTLDYLVHSGVVKHIGVANFSSSQYRLLKSVLDLPIVTNHLKFNILNPEAIFDGRLDEIKESFGKPLVWAPLAGGDILEGTTLDSVVLRDALTEIANEHQSNVEQIAVAWLLNLGMLPIIGSPNPARIQNVAAATNISLTHAQWYKLFSLVSKQRK